GGGGACAGTTTGTGGGGTCCTACTCAACTTCTGCGTATGCAGGGTGGGCAGGGCGCCAGGGCACGGGCGGGCCGACACGCTGCGGGTTCGCGCATCGAGGTGCGGGTGAACGAGGCGCTGCATTGGGCACGCCTTGTGCAGCGCCATGCAGCTGCACTACTCAATGCCTTCGAGAGCTCCACACTCTTCGTGGGGCTGGCGCTCAGTTGCCGAGCCGTAGGACGGTCACCGCTTCAGTTCCGCAACCTCTTCCAGCCCTCCCAGCTTGTCCGGATTGCGCACCGCATAGATCCGGGTGATGCGTCCGTCCTCGACCACCAGGCTGACCGCGGTGGCTTCGCCACCGACGTCGATTCGAAGGCTTGGCATCCCATTGAGCCAGACGGTCGTCGCTGCGAAGTCGGGGACCTTCGCGGCGCGGGCCAGGAACGCGACCACCTTCTCGGCTCCAGTGATCGGTTTGCGAGCAGCTGCTACCTGGCCGCCGCCGTCGGCGATCAACACCACGTCGGAGGCGAGCACCTCCACCAGTCCGGCCACGTCGCCAGTGGAGATGGCTGCCATCAGCTTGTCGACGGCGGCCTGCTGCTGGGCTCGGTCCACCTGCATCCGCGGCCGGCGGGCCGCCACATGGCTGCGAGCACGGTGCGCGATCTGGCGGACCGCGGCCGGGGTCTTGCCCACCACCTCGGCGATCTCGTCGTAGGGCGTCTCGAACACCTCGCGCAGCACGAACACTGCCCGCTCGGTCGGACCGAGAGTCTCGAGCACGGTGAGCATGGCGATCGAGACGTTCTCGGCGAGCTCGACGTCCTCGGCCACATCGGGGCTGGTGAGCAGCGGCTCGGGCAGCCATTCCCCGACGTAGTCCTCCCGGCGGCGGGACACCGATCGGAGCCGGTTGAGCGCCTGGCGGGTGACGATCCGAACCAGGTAGGCCCGAGCGTCACGCACCTCGGCCTGGTCCACGTCGGCCCACCGCAGCCAGGTCTCCTGGACGACGTCTTCGGCGTCGACAGCGGAGCCGAGCATCTCATAGGCGACGGTAAAGAGCAGGCTGTGGTGGGTGACGAAGGGATCGTCGATCACGCCGTCGAGACTACGGCGAGCGGCTCGAGACCACAGGCGGCCGAGAGCCCTTGTGACTCGATG
Above is a genomic segment from Mycobacteriales bacterium containing:
- a CDS encoding RNA polymerase sigma-70 factor; this encodes MIDDPFVTHHSLLFTVAYEMLGSAVDAEDVVQETWLRWADVDQAEVRDARAYLVRIVTRQALNRLRSVSRRREDYVGEWLPEPLLTSPDVAEDVELAENVSIAMLTVLETLGPTERAVFVLREVFETPYDEIAEVVGKTPAAVRQIAHRARSHVAARRPRMQVDRAQQQAAVDKLMAAISTGDVAGLVEVLASDVVLIADGGGQVAAARKPITGAEKVVAFLARAAKVPDFAATTVWLNGMPSLRIDVGGEATAVSLVVEDGRITRIYAVRNPDKLGGLEEVAELKR